The Polaromonas sp. JS666 genome has a segment encoding these proteins:
- a CDS encoding bactofilin family protein: MKSEETIVIDPVGMNIVNRIAPGTKSTGTLECSGGLLVQGHFEGTLVVTDGPLVLMQGGSISGDFDCKQDAYLFGTIAPKPGGEQSQLTVGGAAFMADTLEAKADITAGVFKTYEGAQVDGRIRTGRKEPPKLA, from the coding sequence ATGAAATCAGAAGAAACAATCGTCATCGATCCGGTGGGGATGAACATCGTGAATCGCATCGCACCAGGAACCAAGTCCACGGGGACACTGGAATGTTCTGGTGGGCTGCTGGTCCAGGGCCATTTCGAAGGCACCCTTGTGGTTACGGATGGGCCTCTGGTCCTCATGCAGGGCGGGTCGATCTCCGGCGACTTTGATTGCAAGCAAGATGCCTACCTGTTCGGCACCATTGCGCCAAAGCCGGGTGGTGAACAAAGTCAACTCACAGTGGGCGGGGCGGCTTTCATGGCCGATACTTTGGAAGCCAAGGCAGACATCACGGCTGGTGTATTTAAGACCTATGAAGGTGCACAAGTAGACGGACGCATCCGTACTGGTCGTAAAGAGCCACCGAAACTGGCCTGA
- a CDS encoding conjugal transfer protein TraB: MSQFKGLPLLIAAVVGVVIGFGAWGEGRLPFLAAALPFAIGISGSRARAFVMALAYVLATERAGPAFMAAWFDGSVLTGAVLWIGSGVIGGLAWSLGWTASKVPWRKAAASVLAWVVTLLPPVAVAVMGHPIVAWGSIMPGTGWLGVLASVAVPATFMWTFAKSPWTLRTMTLLFIPMAGAVAGASVYAYNPIESRFVGDIAAVNTYWGSAKDEWEILERIERIGRTNDRFAKETDVHVIIYPEAVIQRYDPALYQILKMEIIDAAARAGQTIVLGADLPTRSGNMESGAIAFYPDGKTATAIARQTVPIALWKPWQASGSLLTNWTANNILTLKDGVTARVIFCYEEYIPLLSLINEAKDAHNIVVAMANTWASKDQLGATIQARHSEGMAKLFGKYLLRAENRPKKDQ, encoded by the coding sequence ATGTCGCAGTTCAAAGGCCTGCCGCTACTGATCGCGGCTGTCGTGGGTGTGGTCATTGGGTTTGGGGCATGGGGGGAGGGGCGCTTGCCGTTCCTTGCGGCTGCATTGCCATTTGCCATTGGGATTTCAGGTTCACGCGCCAGAGCCTTCGTCATGGCGCTGGCCTACGTGCTGGCAACAGAGCGAGCTGGTCCAGCTTTCATGGCCGCTTGGTTTGATGGCAGCGTCCTCACCGGTGCTGTGTTGTGGATTGGATCTGGTGTGATCGGTGGGCTGGCATGGTCGCTGGGTTGGACTGCATCCAAGGTTCCTTGGCGAAAGGCTGCAGCCAGCGTACTGGCGTGGGTGGTAACGCTGCTGCCGCCGGTTGCTGTGGCCGTGATGGGGCATCCCATCGTCGCGTGGGGAAGCATCATGCCAGGAACGGGATGGTTGGGCGTGTTGGCCAGTGTTGCGGTGCCAGCAACCTTCATGTGGACGTTTGCCAAGTCGCCATGGACCCTGCGCACGATGACCTTGCTTTTCATCCCTATGGCGGGTGCAGTGGCGGGTGCCAGCGTCTATGCGTACAACCCCATCGAGAGCCGCTTTGTGGGCGACATTGCCGCCGTCAACACCTATTGGGGCTCAGCAAAGGACGAATGGGAGATCCTGGAGCGGATCGAACGCATTGGCCGAACCAACGACAGGTTTGCCAAGGAAACCGACGTGCACGTGATCATTTATCCAGAAGCTGTCATCCAGCGCTACGACCCTGCTCTGTATCAGATCTTGAAGATGGAAATCATTGACGCGGCGGCAAGGGCAGGGCAGACCATTGTGCTGGGTGCTGACTTGCCAACCAGGTCAGGCAACATGGAGTCGGGCGCGATCGCGTTCTACCCGGATGGCAAAACAGCGACCGCCATTGCCCGCCAAACCGTTCCTATTGCACTATGGAAGCCTTGGCAGGCCTCGGGCTCTCTCCTGACAAACTGGACCGCGAATAACATCCTGACCTTGAAAGATGGTGTCACGGCGCGTGTAATCTTTTGCTATGAGGAGTACATACCGCTTCTAAGCCTGATCAATGAGGCGAAAGATGCTCATAACATTGTTGTGGCCATGGCGAACACCTGGGCGTCCAAGGATCAGTTGGGAGCCACCATCCAGGCGCGACACAGCGAGGGCATGGCAAAACTATTCGGGAAGTATCTTTTGCGGGCTGAGAACCGGCCCAAAAAGGACCAGTAG
- a CDS encoding PRTRC system ParB family protein — protein sequence MEQTQTPIRTFPQKGFNYRRRFNQAAMDELVEDIQRQGILQSILVRGSDPAEQSELPRLIKLSDIKAGKYQVISGNRRVHAVEIALGEEAEVPALVRMMTDAEAMAAMVSENKVREDTTAIEDAEAAMRMLGLLNGDREEAAKRLGWSPQVLNSRLGIMNATDKVRDAYIDEKILLGHVEILAALIKDVQDGVLEKMLARPKLPTVAELKAMAEQILLNLDAAIFDKAECGGCHYNTGKQQAMFETSFEGTRCTNRGCYEKKTEAELESRRLALIGDYQVVRIVRPGDNMTVVPLRADGAKGVGKGQALACRTCGDFGACISAAPDKLGMSFKDVCFNSTCNAEKVDARVKAEQQAEAAARAPETAGATGSADAKEATPAPKGTGGTKQAKAPTKAPSSEPRNAVKEYRESVWRKVFHRAALRLPVAQSRALLIALCLHSPRTLSHDDATKAVGKVIGNDDLSSQEAGELLGSLLKLDQKGLGDSLQQIPAFVGSDLSIKAISELMSALDIKIEHHWKVNEAFFDLLTKTEVDAVCIELGLDKAIGKEYPKLKVGGKAEYIKALLAIEGYDYVGKIPALMRW from the coding sequence ATGGAACAAACCCAAACCCCTATCAGGACATTCCCCCAGAAGGGCTTCAACTATCGCCGCCGATTCAACCAGGCAGCGATGGATGAGCTTGTGGAGGACATCCAGCGTCAAGGGATACTTCAGTCCATTCTTGTCCGCGGGAGCGATCCTGCGGAACAGAGTGAACTGCCGCGGCTGATCAAACTCAGCGACATCAAAGCAGGCAAGTACCAGGTCATTTCAGGCAATCGCAGGGTGCATGCCGTTGAAATCGCGTTGGGCGAAGAAGCGGAGGTCCCGGCCCTTGTTCGAATGATGACCGACGCTGAAGCAATGGCCGCCATGGTGAGCGAAAACAAGGTTCGCGAAGATACGACCGCCATTGAAGATGCTGAAGCAGCTATGCGCATGCTGGGGCTACTCAACGGTGATCGTGAAGAGGCGGCTAAACGCCTTGGCTGGTCACCACAGGTTCTGAATTCCCGTCTGGGGATCATGAATGCCACCGACAAGGTGCGTGACGCCTACATCGATGAAAAGATCCTTTTGGGTCACGTCGAAATCCTGGCGGCCCTCATCAAGGACGTGCAGGATGGTGTGCTGGAGAAAATGCTGGCACGCCCCAAGTTGCCCACGGTTGCTGAACTCAAGGCCATGGCTGAGCAGATTCTGCTCAACCTTGATGCCGCGATCTTCGACAAGGCAGAGTGTGGTGGATGCCACTACAACACGGGCAAGCAACAGGCGATGTTCGAAACGTCCTTTGAAGGCACACGCTGTACCAACCGCGGGTGCTACGAGAAGAAGACGGAAGCTGAGTTGGAAAGCCGCCGGCTGGCGCTGATTGGTGACTACCAGGTGGTGCGTATCGTGCGTCCCGGGGACAACATGACGGTCGTGCCGCTACGTGCAGATGGTGCAAAGGGTGTTGGAAAAGGACAGGCGCTGGCTTGCCGCACTTGCGGTGACTTTGGCGCTTGCATCTCTGCAGCACCGGACAAACTGGGCATGTCGTTCAAGGATGTGTGTTTCAACTCGACCTGCAATGCAGAGAAGGTGGATGCGCGTGTCAAGGCTGAACAGCAAGCAGAAGCGGCCGCAAGGGCCCCGGAAACTGCAGGAGCAACAGGATCTGCGGATGCAAAGGAGGCAACTCCCGCGCCCAAGGGCACTGGCGGCACCAAGCAGGCCAAAGCACCTACCAAGGCGCCAAGTTCTGAACCGCGTAACGCGGTGAAGGAATACCGCGAATCGGTATGGCGTAAGGTCTTCCACCGTGCTGCGTTGCGTCTTCCCGTAGCCCAGAGCCGTGCGCTGCTGATTGCCTTGTGCCTTCACAGCCCGCGTACGCTCTCGCACGACGATGCAACCAAGGCCGTGGGCAAAGTGATCGGTAACGATGATCTGTCCTCGCAGGAAGCTGGTGAGCTGTTGGGTTCACTCCTGAAGCTGGACCAGAAAGGCCTGGGCGACTCGTTGCAACAGATTCCGGCCTTCGTCGGTAGCGATCTGAGCATCAAAGCGATTTCCGAACTGATGTCCGCATTGGACATCAAGATCGAGCATCACTGGAAGGTCAATGAAGCCTTCTTTGACCTGCTGACCAAGACCGAGGTGGATGCCGTGTGCATTGAACTCGGGCTGGACAAGGCAATTGGGAAGGAATATCCCAAGCTGAAAGTAGGAGGAAAGGCTGAGTACATCAAGGCCCTCCTCGCCATTGAAGGTTACGACTACGTTGGGAAGATTCCTGCGCTCATGCGCTGGTAA
- a CDS encoding PRTRC system protein E — protein MTLFTKFAPLVQAGVVVHLTMRQVGKEMQLEILPVCDAGKTGITVPPRAFLATPAELDEKIPGFLDTYVSAAVSINDQIAVTVAVMDKAQEDAREATKKAQLAKSTTPARSSTATTSGTKPVKARNPNAGFLDDGDDGDSGGDDGDGADGDVVGAGGQPDAAPQGDEAAPAGSSAPESLF, from the coding sequence ATGACACTGTTTACGAAATTTGCGCCCCTGGTACAAGCGGGCGTTGTGGTGCACCTCACGATGCGTCAAGTCGGTAAGGAGATGCAACTGGAAATCCTTCCGGTCTGTGATGCAGGAAAAACCGGTATCACCGTCCCGCCTCGTGCTTTTCTGGCAACGCCGGCAGAGCTCGATGAGAAGATTCCTGGGTTTCTCGATACCTACGTCAGCGCGGCCGTGAGCATCAACGATCAAATCGCTGTGACGGTTGCGGTCATGGATAAGGCGCAGGAAGATGCGCGCGAAGCCACGAAGAAGGCGCAGCTGGCGAAGTCGACGACGCCGGCACGCAGCTCGACTGCTACAACCTCTGGCACCAAGCCGGTGAAGGCTCGCAATCCCAATGCGGGCTTCCTGGATGATGGTGACGATGGTGACAGCGGCGGGGATGATGGTGATGGCGCCGATGGTGACGTGGTTGGAGCTGGTGGCCAGCCCGATGCAGCACCTCAAGGCGATGAAGCAGCTCCGGCTGGATCGTCGGCACCTGAAAGCTTGTTCTAA
- a CDS encoding PRTRC system protein C encodes MMKEVTISRVFTYNGIRLDDPNPALQPDAVREFYLPHYQELNTAVVEGPVTKDNVATYTFRRAAGAKGRGPMPSPLRTRLQAIARGEVVGSKQKPMDAGLIGNMEGVYGQLLNLARSKSVGRSLQVPREAFGFWG; translated from the coding sequence ATGATGAAAGAAGTAACTATCTCTCGCGTTTTCACCTACAACGGCATCAGGCTTGACGATCCCAATCCGGCGTTGCAACCTGACGCGGTCCGTGAGTTCTATTTGCCCCATTACCAGGAGTTGAACACTGCTGTGGTTGAGGGACCTGTGACCAAGGACAACGTTGCCACCTACACGTTCCGGCGGGCAGCCGGCGCGAAAGGTCGCGGCCCAATGCCGTCGCCACTGCGTACCAGGCTGCAAGCAATTGCGCGTGGTGAAGTGGTGGGTAGTAAGCAAAAGCCAATGGACGCAGGTCTGATTGGCAACATGGAGGGTGTCTACGGGCAACTCCTGAACCTCGCCAGATCGAAAAGTGTTGGCCGGTCCCTGCAGGTGCCTCGTGAGGCATTTGGCTTCTGGGGCTAA
- a CDS encoding ERCC4 domain-containing protein: MAGKFPISVDMREQRSGVTQILERSQVVSVEYVELAVGDFVLSHDVVVERKEATDMINSILDRRLFGQVAQMKANYTRPIILIEGDIFNTRSAINPDALRGALSWLTVIEGVGLLHSRSAAETASFIEVATRHAQEGLGYDNPLRGSKPKDLAVLAHFAVEGLPGCGPGTAKKLLGHFGSAERVFAASVDELCAVKGIGRKTADQIRELLSFTVARS; the protein is encoded by the coding sequence ATGGCAGGCAAATTTCCCATTTCGGTGGACATGCGAGAGCAGCGATCCGGTGTCACGCAGATCCTGGAGCGCAGTCAGGTAGTCTCAGTCGAATATGTTGAACTTGCCGTGGGTGACTTTGTGCTGTCCCATGATGTTGTCGTGGAACGGAAAGAAGCCACTGACATGATCAATTCCATTCTTGACAGGCGGCTGTTCGGGCAGGTGGCCCAAATGAAGGCAAATTACACGAGGCCCATCATCCTCATTGAAGGGGACATTTTCAACACCCGGTCGGCAATAAATCCTGATGCGCTTCGCGGTGCCCTGTCATGGTTGACCGTCATTGAAGGTGTCGGCCTTTTGCATTCCAGGTCCGCGGCTGAGACAGCAAGTTTCATTGAGGTAGCGACGCGACACGCCCAGGAGGGCCTTGGATATGACAACCCCCTGCGCGGAAGTAAACCAAAGGATCTGGCGGTTCTGGCGCATTTCGCAGTCGAAGGCCTGCCGGGGTGCGGTCCAGGCACTGCAAAGAAGCTGCTCGGGCACTTTGGAAGCGCCGAGCGGGTTTTCGCGGCCTCGGTCGATGAGCTGTGTGCTGTGAAAGGTATCGGCCGCAAGACTGCCGATCAGATCCGCGAACTCCTTTCCTTCACCGTCGCAAGGTCGTGA
- a CDS encoding PRTRC system protein F has translation MKSIALERPVPKAHGTFVLPQISSEVPLVIGGESIAHQTLAKFSLAAEKCGMELPGGDIPKLESIVQMQLQGWLDKQVGANARACLGGQPLISANSSEIEFFMRAVSNLELLKLKPVIEALEAKVPGLGWYVVDVIERSNGRGISIYSPAAMGYHSFSQLQGAESDEDFVKEMQAMEGEDEPSPEELAELIEQARSDYAYLPSKVLESVEGHAHLLGWASPNAKHGPKRLKTKQAAYLLKTAELPDGLKQCVTDAIALDCLYGKDKGAYTWDNSQDEEQIGAACFIAWNDAEMLFELVQHYEEDTYNSGTAMECLCRLKVATGGTPAEFEQMARLMRAYFDQWNALGNLLVHFLDQQGTENGNS, from the coding sequence ATGAAATCAATAGCGTTAGAGCGCCCCGTGCCTAAAGCGCATGGGACATTCGTTCTACCCCAAATCAGTTCGGAAGTTCCTCTGGTCATCGGGGGCGAGTCCATCGCTCACCAGACCCTGGCCAAGTTTTCGCTCGCAGCGGAAAAGTGTGGAATGGAACTGCCAGGTGGTGACATTCCAAAGCTGGAATCGATTGTCCAAATGCAGCTGCAGGGTTGGCTGGACAAGCAGGTCGGCGCGAACGCTCGGGCTTGTTTGGGCGGCCAGCCTCTCATCTCTGCAAATTCAAGCGAAATCGAGTTTTTCATGCGAGCAGTTTCCAACCTGGAATTGCTCAAGTTGAAACCCGTTATCGAGGCACTTGAAGCCAAGGTGCCGGGGCTGGGCTGGTATGTGGTGGATGTCATCGAACGGTCAAACGGTCGAGGCATCAGTATCTACAGCCCAGCAGCGATGGGCTATCACTCCTTTTCCCAATTGCAGGGAGCGGAGTCTGACGAAGACTTTGTGAAGGAGATGCAGGCGATGGAGGGTGAAGATGAACCTTCACCGGAGGAGCTTGCAGAACTGATCGAGCAAGCGAGGAGCGACTATGCCTACCTGCCTTCCAAAGTGCTGGAAAGTGTAGAGGGCCATGCGCATCTTTTGGGATGGGCATCACCGAATGCAAAACACGGACCCAAGCGACTGAAAACAAAACAGGCGGCGTACTTGCTGAAAACCGCGGAATTGCCCGATGGCCTGAAGCAATGTGTCACGGACGCAATTGCCTTGGACTGTCTATACGGTAAGGACAAGGGCGCTTATACCTGGGACAACTCACAAGACGAAGAGCAAATCGGGGCAGCCTGCTTCATTGCATGGAATGACGCCGAAATGTTGTTTGAACTGGTGCAGCACTACGAAGAAGATACCTACAACAGCGGAACAGCCATGGAGTGCTTGTGCCGGTTGAAGGTGGCCACAGGCGGAACGCCTGCAGAGTTTGAACAAATGGCGCGTCTCATGCGCGCTTACTTCGATCAATGGAATGCATTGGGCAACCTGCTTGTGCACTTCCTCGATCAACAAGGAACCGAAAATGGAAACAGCTGA